The nucleotide window TTTATAGATATTCATATGCTCTACTAGCTACCGGCTATCTATAGCTCCATTGGTGGATTTCCACCGCAAAACAACATTATTTAAAAAAGGCTCCAAATATGTCTAACACAGTAACTGGCGTAGTAAAATGGTTTAACGAAGATAAAGGTTTTGGCTTCATTACACAAGACGATGGCGGCAAAGACGTTTTTGTTCACTTCCGTTCTATTGTTTCTGAAGGTTTTAAGACTTTGTCTGAAGGCCAGGCTGTTTCTTTCACTGTTGAGCAAGGCCAAAAAGGTCCTCAAGCTGCTAACGTGACTGTAATCTAGTTTATAGATAACAAGGCTAGATATTTATCTAGCCTTGCTTATTTCCACCCATATTGATATCACTGCACCCTAAACGTCAGGAGTGACCCATTACGACCATATCACTATACAAATATAAAGAATTTCATTAATGACAATAAATACCAACTCAAATACTTTCCAAGTATCTCCACCTATTTCTCAAATCTCAGTAAACAAACAAAACGTTATTTTTACCGATTTGCAAAGTAAGAAACACATCCAACTTAAAAACGCTGTAGAAGCAAAATGTTTTTTAAATTGGCTATTAAGCGTATCTGACGTTAGCTACTATTCTAGTGAAAATAACTAGAATAGGGTGAGCCGTTGGCGATGCCTCAACACCTCTTTTTCTAAATTGGCTATTTAAGAATTATTGTAAGATCTGATATCTACAGACTTATAATGTTCATATAGTTGGTTAATTCCACTAATATTTCAATCACTTAAATAGCTAATAATTAGTTAACTTCGCATTAACCTAATTTTCATAAATCGTATGTTTATGATTTTCATACGTTTATTTTATTGGCGCGGTCTTTGCTTTACTTCCTTTAATAATAATTTTTACATGACAAAAATGTTTTCAAGGAAGTACACATGCAACAAGCTTTAACCGCCAATGAACCTCTTGCTCGTCCGATAAAAAATAACTGGTTGAGTCACAGTGCTAAATTTTGGTTTTTCGTGACCGTATTTGGTCAATGGATCTTCGCATCTTATGTGGCGATATTTTATGGCGGTGCCTCTTTAGAGGGAAACTTTGCCGGTTGGAATAAAGTTATGCCGCATGGCTACATTGCCGGAGACACCATAGGTAATATAGCCGTTGGCACGCATTTACTGTTCGCCTTGGT belongs to Thalassotalea sp. HSM 43 and includes:
- a CDS encoding cold-shock protein; its protein translation is MSNTVTGVVKWFNEDKGFGFITQDDGGKDVFVHFRSIVSEGFKTLSEGQAVSFTVEQGQKGPQAANVTVI